A genomic stretch from Styela clava chromosome 5, kaStyClav1.hap1.2, whole genome shotgun sequence includes:
- the LOC120345083 gene encoding chymotrypsin-like protease CTRL-1 isoform X2 encodes MFKSSLLSVFVCLIVGISVKACDDKDSNCPTWKTFCGSNDYVDKNCKKTCETCPTACVDKDDKCPAWKLFCGSGNVYVDTNCKKTCDACPTTGGGGGEGGGGGGGSNTWSVCSKTCGMGTRFKETCQSGSCSKEWEACEIQDCPEASCSGYNERQRNGMPHACCTQETYPPVCGEQFTNTQRVVEGDPAIFKKYPWIVAINATGASISNEHYCAGALVSMKHVVTAAHCLANPETGIAYPLNSFVLSFGLLRLNDSPMATRTVKKVYFRPLTTNNNNGKVFDYPRDDIAVIELSQPLRTSSNIYPICLPHGEITPKDTTGFVAGWGINSANGMLSLTHLQEAAVQNLDVDICRAGYAKYSSSMPNEASFAKTSNDILCAGSIHKIVNTCRGDSGGPLMFQRCQNCGWYLAGIVSFGLPDCTKKVPGAYTKVLNYEDWIRGIIKEQPDSFYCSRNVGP; translated from the exons GAAGCAACGATTATGTGgacaaaaattgcaaaaaaacttgTGAAACCTGCCCAACAG CATGTGTTGACAAAGACGATAAATGTCCCGCATGGAAATTGTTTTGCGGAAGTGGTAACGTTTACGTAGACACTAATTGTAAAAAGACATGCGATGCTTGTCCAACAACTGGAGGAGGTGGTGGGGAAGGCGGAGGGGGAGGAGGTGGAAGTAACA CGTGGTCTGTATGCTCAAAAACATGCGGTATGGGAACGAGGTTTAAAGAGACGTGTCAAAGCGGCAGTTGTTCAAAAGAATGGGAAGCATGCGAGATACAAGACTGCCCAGAAGCAT CTTGCTCCGGTTATAATGAAAGACAACGAAATGGAATGCCGCATGCCTGCTGCACCCAGGAAACATATCCACCTGTGTGTGGAGAACAATTCACCAACACACAAAGAGTGGTAGAGGGAGATCctgcaatattcaaaaaatatccttggatt gTGGCAATCAATGCAACTGGAGCCTCCATTTCAAACGAACATTACTGCGCTGGAGCCTTAGTGTCTATGAAGCACGTTGTTACAGCAGCCCATTGTCTTGC AAATCCGGAGACCGGAATAGCATATCCTTTAAATTCGTTTGTGCTGAGTTTTGGACTCCTACGACTAAATGATTCTCCAATGGCTACCAGAACGGTAAAGAAGGTTTATTTCAGGCCACtaacaacaaataataataatggcaAAGTATTCGACTATCCTCGTGATGATATAGCCGTTATAGAG CTTTCGCAACCGCTGAGAACATCCTCCAATATTTATCCCATCTGTCTTCCGCATGGGGAAATCACTCCTAAAGATACAACAGGATTTGTTGCAGGCTGGGGAATAA ATTCGGCGAATGGAATGCTCAGCCTAACTCATTTACAGGAAGCTGCTGTTCAAAATTTGGATGTTGACATTTGTCGTGCTGGTTATGCAAAATATAGCTCATCAATGCCTAATGAAGCCAGTTTTGCGAAAACCAGTAATGATATATTGTGTGCGGGAAGCATCCATAAAATAGTAAATACTTGTCGG gGTGACAGTGGCGGACCTTTGATGTTCCAAAGATGTCAAAACTGTGGTTGGTATTTGGCTGGAATTGTGTCATTTGGTCTTCCGGATTGCACAAAAAAAGTACCCGGCGCTTACACAAAAGTTCTGAACTACGAGGATTGGATAAGAGGAATTATTAAGGAACAACCTGATAGTTTTTATTGTTCTAGAAATGTCGGACCTTAA
- the LOC120345083 gene encoding chymotrypsin-like protease CTRL-1 isoform X1: MFKSSLLSVFVCLIVGISVKACDDKDSNCPTWKTFCGSNDYVDKNCKKTCETCPTGGSCVDKDDKCPAWKLFCGSGNVYVDTNCKKTCDACPTTGGGGGEGGGGGGGSNTWSVCSKTCGMGTRFKETCQSGSCSKEWEACEIQDCPEASCSGYNERQRNGMPHACCTQETYPPVCGEQFTNTQRVVEGDPAIFKKYPWIVAINATGASISNEHYCAGALVSMKHVVTAAHCLANPETGIAYPLNSFVLSFGLLRLNDSPMATRTVKKVYFRPLTTNNNNGKVFDYPRDDIAVIELSQPLRTSSNIYPICLPHGEITPKDTTGFVAGWGINSANGMLSLTHLQEAAVQNLDVDICRAGYAKYSSSMPNEASFAKTSNDILCAGSIHKIVNTCRGDSGGPLMFQRCQNCGWYLAGIVSFGLPDCTKKVPGAYTKVLNYEDWIRGIIKEQPDSFYCSRNVGP, translated from the exons GAAGCAACGATTATGTGgacaaaaattgcaaaaaaacttgTGAAACCTGCCCAACAGGTGGCT CATGTGTTGACAAAGACGATAAATGTCCCGCATGGAAATTGTTTTGCGGAAGTGGTAACGTTTACGTAGACACTAATTGTAAAAAGACATGCGATGCTTGTCCAACAACTGGAGGAGGTGGTGGGGAAGGCGGAGGGGGAGGAGGTGGAAGTAACA CGTGGTCTGTATGCTCAAAAACATGCGGTATGGGAACGAGGTTTAAAGAGACGTGTCAAAGCGGCAGTTGTTCAAAAGAATGGGAAGCATGCGAGATACAAGACTGCCCAGAAGCAT CTTGCTCCGGTTATAATGAAAGACAACGAAATGGAATGCCGCATGCCTGCTGCACCCAGGAAACATATCCACCTGTGTGTGGAGAACAATTCACCAACACACAAAGAGTGGTAGAGGGAGATCctgcaatattcaaaaaatatccttggatt gTGGCAATCAATGCAACTGGAGCCTCCATTTCAAACGAACATTACTGCGCTGGAGCCTTAGTGTCTATGAAGCACGTTGTTACAGCAGCCCATTGTCTTGC AAATCCGGAGACCGGAATAGCATATCCTTTAAATTCGTTTGTGCTGAGTTTTGGACTCCTACGACTAAATGATTCTCCAATGGCTACCAGAACGGTAAAGAAGGTTTATTTCAGGCCACtaacaacaaataataataatggcaAAGTATTCGACTATCCTCGTGATGATATAGCCGTTATAGAG CTTTCGCAACCGCTGAGAACATCCTCCAATATTTATCCCATCTGTCTTCCGCATGGGGAAATCACTCCTAAAGATACAACAGGATTTGTTGCAGGCTGGGGAATAA ATTCGGCGAATGGAATGCTCAGCCTAACTCATTTACAGGAAGCTGCTGTTCAAAATTTGGATGTTGACATTTGTCGTGCTGGTTATGCAAAATATAGCTCATCAATGCCTAATGAAGCCAGTTTTGCGAAAACCAGTAATGATATATTGTGTGCGGGAAGCATCCATAAAATAGTAAATACTTGTCGG gGTGACAGTGGCGGACCTTTGATGTTCCAAAGATGTCAAAACTGTGGTTGGTATTTGGCTGGAATTGTGTCATTTGGTCTTCCGGATTGCACAAAAAAAGTACCCGGCGCTTACACAAAAGTTCTGAACTACGAGGATTGGATAAGAGGAATTATTAAGGAACAACCTGATAGTTTTTATTGTTCTAGAAATGTCGGACCTTAA
- the LOC120345179 gene encoding phenoloxidase-activating factor 3-like isoform X1 has product MVIKLAVVAVCLFAGVCAQTCVDQDNRCSEWKRWCGINNYVDENCKETCDDCPTGGGGGGGGGGGGSETCVDKNSGCPNWESYCGNHNFVDENCKKTCGTCSTGGGGGSGGGGGGGGETCKDDNAGCPGWLSYCSWHEYVIKNCKKTCKICQTGGGGGGGGGGSSSWSACSKSCAEGTRYRTLSNGTKQWEACNIEKCNKVATCGSNQKQRKGIPHACCNDNGISTCGKVNIVQRIFGGDDAIRKAWPWMVAINSTISNRLFCAGVLVSDRYVITAAHCMADVSTGEELTTDDVRLNFGILRLTDLATARNTGRVDKVFYPKLNQNSANSKKVFNYPENDIAIIRTKARVRLSSAIHPICLPGGEITPKDTTCYIAGWGITSNANTATEVTHLQEVAVQNMDLDICRVEMAKYKNEIPEEEAYVQSSNKLLCAGSLHKGANSCRGDSGGAMMCQRCANCNWYLAGIVSIGVVDCTIPIPAAYTKVVDFEAWIRSVTSISREYYSCSRQVGP; this is encoded by the exons ATGGTAATTAAGTTGGCGGTGGTTGCCGTCTGTCTGTTTGCTGGAGTTTGCGCTCAAA CTTGCGTGGATCAGGACAACAGATGTTCAGAATGGAAGAGATGGTGTGGTATAAACAATTACGTTGATGAAAATTGCAAAGAAACCTGTGACGATTGTCCAACAGGTGGCGGGGGAGGTGGAGGTGGAGGAGGAGGCGGGAGTGAAA CCTGCGTTGATAAAAATAGTGGATGTCCGAACTGGGAGTCTTATTGCGGTAACCACAATTTTGTGGatgaaaactgtaaaaaaacgTGTGGTACTTGCTCAACGGGAGGAGGTGGAGGAAGCGGGGGAGGCGGAGGGGGCGGAGGTGAAA CATGCAAAGACGACAACGCAGGTTGTCCAGGATGGTTGTCTTATTGTTCTTGGCATGAGTACGTAATAAAGAACTGcaaaaaaacatgcaaaatctgTCAAACTGGAGGTGGCGGTGGAGGAGGAGGAGGTGGTTCGTCCT CTTGGTCTGCTTGTTCAAAGTCATGCGCAGAAGGCACGAGATACAGAACTCTGAGCAATGGTACCAAACAGTGGGAAGCTTGCAATATAGAGAAGTGTAATAAAGTAGCAA CTTGTGGATCTAACCAAAAACAAAGAAAGGGTATTCCTCATGCTTGTTGTAATGACAACGGAATTTCAACATGCGGTAAAGTTAACATTGTTCAACGTATTTTTGGTGGCGACGACGCAATTCGAAAAGCATGGCCATGGATG GTTGCTATAAATTCGACTATTAGCAACAGACTGTTTTGTGCAGGAGTCCTTGTTTCTGATAGATACGTCATTACAGCTGCTCATTGCATGGC AGACGTTAGTACAGGCGAAGAACTTACGACTGATGATGTTCGATTAAATTTCGGAATCCTGCGACTGACTGATTTAGCGACCGCAAGAAATACTGGGCGTGTAGATAAGGTGTTTTATCCAAAATTGAACCAAAACAGCGCGAACTCTAAGAAAGTCTTTAATTACCCAGAAAACGATATTGCAATAATACGG ACAAAAGCTAGAGTTCGACTGTCATCAGCCATACATCCCATATGTTTACCTGGTGGCGAAATCACTCCTAAAGACACAACTTGCTACATTGCTGGATGGGGAATAA CATCTAACGCCAATACCGCCACGGAAGTGACACATTTACAAGAAGTTGCCGTTCAAAATATGGATCTTGACATTTGTCGTGTGGAGATGGCAAAGTATAAAAACGAGATTCCAGAAGAAGAAGCATACGTACAATCCAGTAACAAGTTACTCTGCGCAGGAAGCCTTCACAAGGGTGCCAATAGCTGTCGG GGAGACAGCGGCGGGGCTATGATGTGTCAAAGATGCGCAAACTGTAATTGGTATTTAGCTGGCATTGTATCGATTGGGGTAGTTGACTGTACCATACCAATACCCGCAGCATACACCAAAGTTGTAGATTTTGAAGCCTGGATACGTAGCGTCACTAGCATAAGTAGGGAATATTATTCATGTTCTAGACAAGTTGGACCTTAG
- the LOC120345179 gene encoding serine protease 27-like isoform X2, producing the protein MVIKLAVVAVCLFAGVCAQTCVDQDNRCSEWKRWCGINNYVDENCKETCDDCPTGGGGGGGGGGGGSETCKDDNAGCPGWLSYCSWHEYVIKNCKKTCKICQTGGGGGGGGGGSSSWSACSKSCAEGTRYRTLSNGTKQWEACNIEKCNKVATCGSNQKQRKGIPHACCNDNGISTCGKVNIVQRIFGGDDAIRKAWPWMVAINSTISNRLFCAGVLVSDRYVITAAHCMADVSTGEELTTDDVRLNFGILRLTDLATARNTGRVDKVFYPKLNQNSANSKKVFNYPENDIAIIRTKARVRLSSAIHPICLPGGEITPKDTTCYIAGWGITSNANTATEVTHLQEVAVQNMDLDICRVEMAKYKNEIPEEEAYVQSSNKLLCAGSLHKGANSCRGDSGGAMMCQRCANCNWYLAGIVSIGVVDCTIPIPAAYTKVVDFEAWIRSVTSISREYYSCSRQVGP; encoded by the exons ATGGTAATTAAGTTGGCGGTGGTTGCCGTCTGTCTGTTTGCTGGAGTTTGCGCTCAAA CTTGCGTGGATCAGGACAACAGATGTTCAGAATGGAAGAGATGGTGTGGTATAAACAATTACGTTGATGAAAATTGCAAAGAAACCTGTGACGATTGTCCAACAGGTGGCGGGGGAGGTGGAGGTGGAGGAGGAGGCGGGAGTGAAA CATGCAAAGACGACAACGCAGGTTGTCCAGGATGGTTGTCTTATTGTTCTTGGCATGAGTACGTAATAAAGAACTGcaaaaaaacatgcaaaatctgTCAAACTGGAGGTGGCGGTGGAGGAGGAGGAGGTGGTTCGTCCT CTTGGTCTGCTTGTTCAAAGTCATGCGCAGAAGGCACGAGATACAGAACTCTGAGCAATGGTACCAAACAGTGGGAAGCTTGCAATATAGAGAAGTGTAATAAAGTAGCAA CTTGTGGATCTAACCAAAAACAAAGAAAGGGTATTCCTCATGCTTGTTGTAATGACAACGGAATTTCAACATGCGGTAAAGTTAACATTGTTCAACGTATTTTTGGTGGCGACGACGCAATTCGAAAAGCATGGCCATGGATG GTTGCTATAAATTCGACTATTAGCAACAGACTGTTTTGTGCAGGAGTCCTTGTTTCTGATAGATACGTCATTACAGCTGCTCATTGCATGGC AGACGTTAGTACAGGCGAAGAACTTACGACTGATGATGTTCGATTAAATTTCGGAATCCTGCGACTGACTGATTTAGCGACCGCAAGAAATACTGGGCGTGTAGATAAGGTGTTTTATCCAAAATTGAACCAAAACAGCGCGAACTCTAAGAAAGTCTTTAATTACCCAGAAAACGATATTGCAATAATACGG ACAAAAGCTAGAGTTCGACTGTCATCAGCCATACATCCCATATGTTTACCTGGTGGCGAAATCACTCCTAAAGACACAACTTGCTACATTGCTGGATGGGGAATAA CATCTAACGCCAATACCGCCACGGAAGTGACACATTTACAAGAAGTTGCCGTTCAAAATATGGATCTTGACATTTGTCGTGTGGAGATGGCAAAGTATAAAAACGAGATTCCAGAAGAAGAAGCATACGTACAATCCAGTAACAAGTTACTCTGCGCAGGAAGCCTTCACAAGGGTGCCAATAGCTGTCGG GGAGACAGCGGCGGGGCTATGATGTGTCAAAGATGCGCAAACTGTAATTGGTATTTAGCTGGCATTGTATCGATTGGGGTAGTTGACTGTACCATACCAATACCCGCAGCATACACCAAAGTTGTAGATTTTGAAGCCTGGATACGTAGCGTCACTAGCATAAGTAGGGAATATTATTCATGTTCTAGACAAGTTGGACCTTAG
- the LOC120344858 gene encoding chymotrypsin-like protease CTRL-1, with amino-acid sequence MASESKRNMKVLLQFFAIICSQVTVQSCTDGQLYCSMLASYCHEDFMSTCDITCNRCGQSGSSVSGGGAWSVCSKPCGIGTRYRQISSTTEYQSCNIHACPSISCPATYRYGYRVEREQRYELPHSCCDVDDYATCGKSFLTSGQRVTGGKDALRKQWPWLVAMFNRRWTLLSGGTLIGTRYVLTATHNFFDGDMIPYKKSDYTVYFGMLTLSDTYTNSKISQLFHYSGTNFKFPYDDITIVKVATPVRFSSLIQPICLPGGEVTPKDTTCFIAGWGSTGTPNKASWHLQELGIQNFDVNVCKTKYKNYHDMNQYMPFLNAGRKYLCAGSLHRSAGSCEGDSGGPLMCQKCSSCRWYLAGIVSFGLTDCTTWGVPSIYTKVTDYEIWIRTITQESASSPTCNYNGAIP; translated from the exons ATGGCGTCAGAAAGCAAACGGAATATGAAAGTCTTACTGCAATTTTTCGCCATCATATGTTCTCAAGTTACAGTTCAAA GTTGCACGGACGGACAACTGTATTGTAGCATGTTGGCATCATACTGTCATGAAGATTTCATGTCTACGTGTGACATAACGTGTAATAGATGCGGGCAATCGG gctCTTCCGTCTCAGGTGGAGGTGCTTGGTCGGTTTGCTCCAAACCATGTGGAATTGGTACGAGATATCGTCAAATATCTTCAACAACAGAATATCAGTCTTGCAATATACACGCGTGCCCAAGCATTA GTTGCCCTGCAACGTACCGTTATGGATATCGAGTCGAGAGAGAGCAACGATATGAGCTTCCCCATTCTTGTTGCGACGTGGATGACTATGCGACTTGCGGAAAATCATTCTTAACTTCAGGTCAACGCGTAACTGGAGGCAAGGATGCATTACGAAAACAGTGGCCTTGGCTG gtTGCCATGTTTAACCGCCGTTGGACTTTACTTTCTGGTGGTACTCTTATTGGTACGCGATATGTACTGACGGCAACTCACAACTTTTT TGATGGCGATATGATTCCCTACAAGAAAAGTGACTACACTGTATACTTCGGAATGTTGACATTATCTGATACTTACACAAACTCGAAGATTTCTCAACTATTCCATTATTCTGGAACAAACTTCAAATTTCCTTACGATGATATAACGATTGTGAAG GTGGCCACTCCTGTCAGATTTTCATCTCTCATCCAGCCTATCTGTTTACCAGGAGGTGAAGTCACTCCGAAAGATACCACATGCTTCATTGCAGGATGGGGAA GCACTGGCACACCAAACAAGGCGTCGTGGCATCTTCAAGAATtgggaattcaaaattttgatgtgAACGTCTGCAAGACAAAATACAAAAACTATCATGATATGAACCAATACATGCCGTTTCTTAACGCTGGTAGAAAGTACCTCTGTGCCGGCAGTTTACATCGCTCAGCGGGAAGTTGCGAG ggAGATAGTGGGGGTCCACTCATGTGTCAGAAGTGTTCGTCTTGCAGATGGTATTTAGCTGGGATTGTCTCTTTCGGCCTCACCGATTGCACAACATGGGGCGTTCCAAGCATATACACAAAGGTGACAGATTACGAGATATGGATCCGCACTATTACACAAGAATCAGCAAGTTCCCCTACCTGCAACTATAATGGAGCGATCCCTTAA
- the LOC120344856 gene encoding serine protease 33-like: MNSSMKKLLHLHLLFWVKFGFCQDINQANALFTCTDGTVISNEKRCNGKYECEGREDEKNCDFQKCGKVEAGEAHHSMVEAKKLSGRIVGGEDSPDGAWPWQAIITRYSSNKRGGTPIMFSKWYIKGGGSLIGSKWVMTAAHLFGTDDNSQVWLSDYAVTLGMSERPNTNMGVADFVQMFALQDVYIHPNYSYGVLDNDIALIKLGARINSESLAINESDANGVTFTYHVRPVCLPCRDEDPNGESKDESCQPEDINESELLAAGEKVIVTGFGNIKGTDLTQRRQQFQIPDRLQYAELKLVDQYTCWLGIQNINKLTHGNIRYSDNFICCNPAKVKKSIDACQGDSGGPLVKKVTNSETSQYRWFQVGIVSFGYGCALNYPGYYINVVKYTGWINTIMDS, translated from the exons ATGAATTCaagcatgaaaaaattgttgcaTCTGCATCTCCTATTTTGGGTGAAATTTG gaTTTTGTCAAGATATCAACCAAGCAAATGCTTTATTTACCTGTACTGATGGAACGGTTATCTCTAATGAAAAACGGTGCAATGGAAAATACGAATGTGAGGGAAGAGAGGACGAAAAAAATTGTG ACTTTCAAAAATGTGGGAAAGTGGAAGCTGGGGAAGCACATCATAGTATGGTTGAAGCGAAGAAATTATCGGGAAGAATTGTTGGAGGCGAAGATTCACCTGATGGTGCGTGGCCTTGGCAAGCTATAATAACGAGATATTCAAGTAATAAGCGTGGTGGAACGCCGATT ATGTTCAGCAAGTGGTATATTAAAGGCGGCGGATCCTTGATTGGCAGTAAATGGGTGATGACTGCGGCGCATTTATTTGGAACAGACGACAACTCACAAGTATGGCTTTCAGACTACGCTGTCACGCTAG gTATGTCTGAGAGACCAAATACCAATATGGGGGTCGCAGATTTTGTTCAGATGTTTGCACTGCAAGATGTGTATATCCATCCAAACTATTCGTATGGAGTTCTTGACAACGACATCGCATTG ATAAAGCTTGGAGCTAGAATAAACTCAGAATCACTAGCGATTAACGAAAGCGATGCAAATGGTGTAACCTTTACGTATCATGTGAGGCCAGTGTGTTTGCCCTGTCGGGATGAAGACCCAAACGGTGAATCAAAGGATGAGAGCTGCCAGCCTGAGGATATCAATG AATCTGAACTGCTAGCTGCTGGTGAAAAAGTTATTGTCACTGGATTTGGCAACATCAAAGGAACAGATCTAACACAAAGAAGACAACAATTTCAAATTCCGGATCGTCTCCAATATGCCGAACTGAAGCTTGTAGATCAGTacac ATGCTGGCTAGGAATCCAAAATATAAACAAACTTACCCATGGAAATATCAGATATTCTGACAATTTTATTTGCTGCAACCCCGCGAAGGTTAAAAAGAGTATCGATGCTTGTCAGGGAGACAGTGGAGGACCTTTGGTTAAAAAG GTGACGAACTCTGAAACGAGTCAATATCGTTGGTTTCAAGTTGGAATCGTGAGTTTTGGATACGGATGTGCACTCAACTATCCTGGATATTATATTAACGTTGTGAAATATACAGGATGGATAAACACTATCATGGATTCATAG